From Aedes albopictus strain Foshan chromosome 1, AalbF5, whole genome shotgun sequence, one genomic window encodes:
- the LOC109413335 gene encoding sorting nexin-12 has protein sequence MMAESDNTAEATRRLNVKKQTLDDAYAIPANFLEIDVVNPLTSMTAGKKRYTDYEVRMRTNLPVFKVKESSVRRRYSDFEWLRNELERDSKIVVPPLPGKAWKRQMPFRSDDGIFDENFIEERRKGLEQFVNKIAGHPLAQNERCLHMFLQEPTIDKNYVPGKIRNT, from the exons ATGATGGCTGAGTCAGACAACACGGCGGAAGCGACGAGGCGACTGAACGTCAAGAAACAAACCCTGGACGATGCGTATGCGATTCCGGCCAACTTCCTCGAGATCGACGTGGTCAACCCGCTGACGTCGATGACGGCCGGGAAGAAGCGCTACACCGATTACGAGGTCCGGATGAGG ACCAATCTGCCAGTGTTCAAAGTAAAGGAATCTAGCGTCCGACGACGGTACAGCGACTTTGAATGGCTACGGAACGAACTTGAACGCGATAGCAAG ATTGTCGTCCCGCCGCTACCGGGCAAGGCCTGGAAGCGCCAGATGCCGTTCCGCAGCGACGACGGAATCTTCGACGAGAACTTCATCGAGGAGCGACGAAAGGGCCTGGAACAGTTTGTGAACAAAATTGCCGGGCACCCGTTGGCCCAGAACGAGCGCTGTTTGCACATGTTCCTCCAGGAGCCGACCATCGACAAGAACTACGTCCCGGGAAAGATTAGGAACACGTAA